A single region of the Oleispira antarctica RB-8 genome encodes:
- the rne gene encoding Ribonuclease E: protein MLINATQTEELRVALVDGQRLYDLDIESGSREQKKSNIYKGKITRIEPSLEAAFVDFGAERHGFLPLKEISKSYFSKNPGSGRVNIKEVMREGQEVIVQVDKEERGNKGAALTTMVSLAGRYLVLMPNNARAGGISRRIEGDERTELREAMKGVTVPDDMGVIVRTAGIGRTSEELQWDLDYLMQLWQAIHGASERRNAPCLLLQESNVVIRAIRDYLRQDIGEVLIDNQSAYDEAIGFVQQVMPQYESKFKLYEDKVPLFNRYQIESQIETAFQREVKLPSGGSIVIDPTEALVSIDINSARATKGADIEETATTTNCEAAEEIARQLRLRDMGGLVVIDFIDMHSNRNQREVENRLKNSLEMDRARVQVGRISRFGLMEMSRQRLRPSLGETSGHVCPRCSGTGVVRDLPSLSLSILRLIEEEAAKENTGQIRAEVPLNVGSFLLNEKREVIADIESRHNARIVVLPNPHMDTPHYEVTRLRPDDTLIGQSSHEQNFEPDVDFGIDAEPKEPAKTQDAAVKAVAAARAPVPQKSFFKKLSDSLSGLFSSEEETEEKPKPSSKPSNNRNQRSSQSTRRPQNNRRNERDSENKGERKNERPARNEKSVERPVRNKPVESRDRNEPNEKAEPRNNRNRNAKRDNDSKRDERPSKKPEAQAATSEDNNQEKAPRRPRNNGQRRRNRQERPARNANDTNTSEAAVQNEQSAKPVDVKVEAPVKATDAKTVEAKTETAKPWAAHEEKSEAPVKADASKQEAKTETPVKTDVKVETPAKVETPKQEVKTEAPVKAEIKVEAPAKAETPKQEVKTEAPVKTEIKVEAPAKVETPKQEAKTEAPAKAETKTEAPKPDSRRRRQPVRAMNDPRTARKQAENDQSDQ, encoded by the coding sequence ATGCTAATTAATGCAACTCAAACGGAAGAGTTGCGCGTTGCCCTAGTTGACGGTCAGCGTCTGTATGATCTAGATATTGAGTCTGGATCCCGTGAACAAAAGAAATCAAACATCTATAAAGGTAAGATCACCCGTATCGAACCTAGCCTTGAAGCGGCTTTCGTAGACTTTGGCGCTGAGCGTCATGGTTTCTTGCCACTTAAAGAAATTTCTAAAAGTTATTTCAGTAAGAACCCAGGCTCTGGCCGCGTAAACATCAAAGAAGTGATGCGCGAAGGTCAAGAAGTCATCGTTCAAGTTGATAAAGAAGAGCGTGGCAATAAAGGCGCTGCACTAACCACTATGGTTAGCCTTGCAGGTCGTTACCTAGTGCTTATGCCTAATAACGCCCGTGCCGGTGGTATTTCACGTCGCATCGAAGGTGATGAGCGCACTGAATTACGCGAAGCTATGAAGGGTGTTACCGTTCCTGACGATATGGGCGTTATTGTTCGTACTGCAGGTATTGGTCGTACCAGCGAAGAATTGCAGTGGGATTTAGACTACCTAATGCAACTTTGGCAAGCCATTCACGGTGCTTCTGAGCGTCGTAATGCTCCTTGTTTACTGCTTCAAGAAAGCAACGTTGTTATTCGTGCTATTCGTGATTACTTACGCCAGGACATTGGTGAAGTATTAATCGACAATCAATCTGCTTACGACGAAGCTATCGGCTTTGTGCAGCAAGTAATGCCGCAATACGAAAGCAAGTTCAAGCTTTATGAAGATAAAGTTCCGCTATTCAATCGTTACCAGATTGAAAGCCAGATCGAAACAGCTTTCCAACGTGAAGTTAAATTACCGTCTGGCGGCTCAATCGTTATTGATCCAACAGAAGCACTCGTTTCTATCGATATTAACTCTGCCCGTGCAACAAAAGGCGCAGACATCGAAGAAACAGCCACCACAACTAACTGCGAGGCGGCGGAAGAAATTGCTCGCCAGCTACGCTTACGCGACATGGGCGGCTTGGTTGTTATCGATTTCATCGATATGCACTCTAACCGTAACCAGCGTGAAGTTGAAAATCGCTTAAAAAATTCGTTAGAAATGGATCGCGCTCGCGTTCAAGTCGGCCGTATCTCTCGCTTTGGCTTGATGGAAATGTCGCGCCAACGCTTACGCCCTTCTTTAGGTGAAACTTCTGGACACGTTTGCCCTCGCTGTAGCGGCACGGGTGTTGTACGCGACCTACCATCTCTTTCGCTTTCTATCTTACGCCTTATCGAAGAAGAAGCAGCAAAAGAGAACACAGGCCAAATTCGTGCTGAAGTACCTTTAAACGTTGGTTCGTTCTTATTGAATGAAAAACGTGAAGTGATTGCCGATATCGAAAGCCGCCATAACGCTCGTATTGTTGTGTTGCCAAATCCTCACATGGATACGCCACACTATGAAGTAACTCGCTTACGCCCAGACGATACATTAATTGGCCAATCGAGCCATGAGCAAAACTTTGAACCTGATGTTGACTTCGGTATCGACGCAGAACCAAAAGAACCTGCTAAGACTCAGGACGCTGCTGTGAAAGCCGTTGCGGCCGCTCGTGCTCCTGTGCCACAGAAGTCGTTCTTTAAAAAGCTATCCGATAGTCTATCGGGCCTTTTCAGCTCTGAAGAAGAAACTGAAGAAAAGCCTAAGCCTAGCAGCAAGCCATCCAACAATCGCAATCAGCGCTCTAGTCAAAGCACTCGCCGCCCTCAGAATAATCGCCGTAACGAACGTGACTCTGAGAATAAGGGTGAACGCAAGAACGAACGTCCTGCACGCAACGAGAAGAGCGTTGAACGTCCTGTTCGCAACAAGCCAGTTGAATCTCGTGATCGTAACGAACCCAATGAAAAGGCTGAGCCTCGCAACAACCGTAATCGCAATGCAAAGCGCGATAACGACAGCAAGCGTGATGAACGTCCAAGCAAGAAGCCTGAAGCACAAGCGGCGACTTCTGAAGACAATAATCAAGAGAAAGCACCTCGTCGTCCGCGTAACAATGGCCAACGTCGTCGCAATCGCCAAGAACGCCCTGCACGCAATGCCAACGATACGAATACGTCTGAAGCGGCTGTTCAAAATGAACAATCCGCTAAGCCTGTTGATGTTAAGGTAGAAGCACCTGTTAAGGCGACTGACGCTAAGACAGTTGAAGCTAAAACTGAAACGGCTAAGCCTTGGGCTGCACATGAAGAGAAATCTGAAGCACCTGTTAAAGCTGACGCATCTAAGCAAGAAGCTAAGACTGAAACTCCGGTTAAGACTGATGTTAAAGTTGAAACACCCGCTAAAGTGGAAACGCCTAAGCAAGAAGTGAAGACTGAAGCGCCGGTTAAGGCTGAGATTAAAGTTGAAGCACCTGCTAAAGCGGAAACGCCTAAGCAAGAAGTGAAGACTGAAGCACCGGTTAAGACTGAGATTAAAGTTGAAGCACCTGCTAAAGTGGAAACGCCTAAGCAAGAAGCCAAAACTGAAGCCCCTGCTAAAGCCGAGACTAAGACTGAAGCCCCTAAACCGGATTCACGTCGTCGTCGCCAGCCTGTTCGTGCAATGAACGATCCTCGCACGGCTCGCAAGCAAGCTGAAAATGATCAATCTGATCAGTAA
- a CDS encoding 3-oxoadipate enol-lactone hydrolase/4-carboxymuconolactone decarboxylase, translating into MIKQRQLFNFAETQVAYTLFRREVPANKASPRRIVLLHGAGVAGELTWTFIVNYLKHWDEVLVPDLLGMGESFFEISDQLSFSIEDICHSLFGVLRHHQWHAFDLVGYSLGGLVALELNAQAARELSLQSTPDTLIHSLCLIEPALFSDQSLQSALSFRQSFVPLSASIKSEPDNDQHFIDFLDLVSPNRKRSAQIDKLAIQRLQLRPLGFAHALAAVSEYADHLDDFKLQQLIASIPKGLGIVGGLSPPGLLLAQQKIQRQLESQNKNQGQSQSMTQKKHWHIESLANADHSLVYVRPKVVAGLINDYLGCY; encoded by the coding sequence TTGATTAAGCAGCGACAACTATTTAATTTTGCTGAAACTCAAGTTGCCTACACTCTTTTTCGTCGAGAAGTCCCTGCGAATAAAGCATCCCCGCGTCGTATTGTGCTGCTTCACGGGGCGGGTGTTGCGGGGGAGTTAACCTGGACTTTTATTGTTAATTATCTCAAACATTGGGATGAGGTATTGGTTCCTGATTTACTGGGAATGGGTGAAAGTTTTTTTGAAATATCAGATCAATTAAGTTTTTCGATAGAAGATATTTGCCATTCACTATTTGGCGTTCTTCGCCATCATCAATGGCATGCCTTTGATCTAGTCGGTTACTCGTTAGGTGGGTTGGTCGCGTTGGAATTAAATGCCCAAGCCGCTCGAGAGCTCAGCCTGCAATCCACCCCGGATACTCTTATTCATTCTTTATGCTTAATAGAACCTGCGCTTTTTAGTGATCAATCACTGCAGTCGGCGCTGAGTTTTCGTCAGTCATTTGTGCCATTGTCAGCCAGTATTAAATCGGAACCGGATAACGACCAGCATTTTATCGACTTTCTTGATTTGGTTTCACCTAACCGTAAACGCAGTGCGCAGATTGATAAATTGGCCATTCAGCGTCTGCAGTTACGGCCATTAGGCTTTGCTCATGCATTGGCGGCTGTGTCTGAATATGCAGATCATTTAGATGATTTTAAACTGCAACAATTGATTGCGAGCATTCCTAAGGGGTTGGGAATAGTAGGAGGTCTGTCGCCTCCTGGTTTATTACTCGCGCAGCAAAAAATACAGCGCCAGCTTGAAAGTCAAAATAAGAATCAAGGTCAAAGTCAAAGTATGACCCAAAAAAAGCATTGGCACATAGAGTCACTTGCCAATGCTGATCATAGTTTGGTATATGTGAGACCTAAAGTTGTCGCGGGTTTAATTAACGATTATTTAGGCTGTTATTAG
- the ppsA gene encoding Phosphoenolpyruvate synthase: MKFTVERRISGYKSPVDFYVEKLVEGISTLAAAFYGKKVIVRLSDFKSNEYANLIGGRLYEPEEENPMLGFRGASRYISDQFRDCFELECRAMKKVRDEMGFTNVEIMVPFVRTVDEARQVVELLAENGLVRGENGLRLIMMCELPANAILAEQFLEHFDGFSVGSNDLTQLTLGLDRDSGIIAHLFDERNEAIKILLMNAIQACKKANKYIGICGQGPSDYPDFAKWLMEQGIDSVSLNPDSVLDTWFFLADKTN; this comes from the coding sequence GTGAAGTTCACCGTTGAGCGTCGAATCTCTGGTTATAAAAGTCCTGTCGATTTTTATGTTGAAAAGTTGGTTGAGGGTATCTCTACCTTAGCCGCCGCTTTCTACGGCAAGAAAGTAATTGTTCGTTTATCTGATTTTAAATCTAATGAGTACGCTAATTTAATTGGCGGTCGTTTGTACGAGCCGGAAGAAGAGAATCCGATGCTGGGTTTCCGAGGCGCTTCGCGCTATATCTCTGATCAGTTCCGTGATTGTTTTGAACTTGAATGCCGTGCGATGAAAAAAGTCCGTGACGAAATGGGCTTTACTAATGTCGAAATAATGGTGCCGTTTGTCCGTACGGTGGATGAAGCGCGTCAGGTTGTAGAGTTGTTAGCAGAAAATGGATTAGTGCGTGGCGAAAATGGTTTACGTTTAATCATGATGTGTGAACTACCTGCTAACGCCATTTTGGCTGAACAATTTCTAGAGCACTTTGATGGGTTCTCAGTCGGGTCCAATGATTTAACGCAGTTAACATTAGGCTTAGATAGAGATTCTGGAATTATTGCGCATTTATTTGATGAGCGAAATGAGGCCATTAAAATTCTATTAATGAATGCCATTCAAGCCTGTAAAAAAGCGAATAAATATATTGGTATTTGTGGTCAGGGCCCATCAGATTACCCTGATTTTGCAAAGTGGTTGATGGAGCAGGGGATTGATAGTGTTTCGCTCAATCCTGATTCTGTTCTAGATACTTGGTTCTTTTTGGCGGATAAAACTAATTAA
- the rraA gene encoding Regulator of ribonuclease activity A → MTQYITPDLCDEYPELVQVVEPMFNNFGGKDNFGGQIVTVKCHEDNSKVKELVDTDGTGKVMVVDGGGSLRHALLGDMLAEKAASNGWEGLIIYGCIRDVDVIMQTDLGVQALATNPLKTDKRGLGDVDVPVKFGGVVFTPGEYVYADNNGVIVSPTALTMP, encoded by the coding sequence ATGACTCAATACATTACTCCAGATTTATGTGACGAATATCCTGAATTGGTTCAGGTTGTTGAGCCTATGTTTAATAACTTTGGCGGCAAAGATAATTTTGGTGGTCAAATTGTTACCGTTAAATGCCACGAAGATAACTCGAAAGTAAAAGAGTTAGTTGATACAGACGGCACTGGCAAGGTAATGGTTGTTGATGGTGGCGGTTCACTGCGCCATGCTTTGTTAGGCGATATGTTGGCAGAGAAAGCGGCTAGTAATGGCTGGGAAGGCTTGATTATCTACGGCTGCATCAGAGATGTCGATGTTATTATGCAAACCGATTTGGGTGTGCAGGCTTTGGCAACGAATCCTCTGAAAACTGATAAACGTGGCCTGGGTGACGTAGATGTGCCAGTAAAATTTGGTGGGGTTGTATTTACTCCGGGTGAATATGTTTATGCCGATAATAACGGAGTGATTGTTTCGCCTACAGCGTTGACAATGCCTTAG
- a CDS encoding phosphotransferase, with translation MKRYAFFISDGTGITAETLGNSLLSQFENIQFERVTLPYIDSEDKALAAVAEINKAQLESGQTAIIFDTVVDKNIRKVIDGAHAFKVDIFSTFLSPLESELGEKSSYTVGKSHQSALSDSYVARIAAINYALDNDDGARTRYYDEADVILVGVSRSGKTPSCLYMAMQFGIKAANYPLTEDDMEELTLPACLSDKKDKLFGLTIDPDRLSAIRNERRANSRYASLKQCYHEVDEVEHLFESNNIPYLSTTDASVEEICTRIIAAAKLQRRFN, from the coding sequence ATGAAACGTTACGCTTTTTTTATTTCTGATGGCACTGGCATAACTGCTGAAACTTTAGGCAATAGTTTACTCTCACAATTTGAAAACATTCAATTTGAACGCGTCACCCTACCTTATATTGATAGTGAAGATAAAGCCTTAGCGGCGGTGGCCGAGATCAATAAAGCTCAGCTAGAGTCTGGTCAAACCGCAATCATCTTCGATACCGTGGTTGATAAAAACATTCGGAAAGTTATCGATGGCGCACATGCTTTTAAAGTTGATATTTTCTCAACATTTCTTTCGCCACTAGAAAGTGAACTGGGCGAAAAATCATCTTACACTGTCGGAAAATCTCATCAGAGCGCATTAAGCGATAGCTATGTTGCACGAATTGCGGCGATTAATTACGCTCTTGATAACGACGATGGTGCGCGCACGCGCTACTACGACGAAGCAGATGTTATTTTGGTTGGCGTATCGCGCAGCGGTAAAACACCCAGCTGCTTATATATGGCCATGCAATTTGGCATTAAAGCGGCGAATTACCCACTCACGGAAGATGATATGGAAGAGCTCACTCTTCCTGCTTGCCTGAGCGATAAAAAAGATAAGTTGTTTGGTTTGACGATTGACCCAGACCGTTTATCGGCTATTCGTAATGAACGCCGCGCTAATAGTCGCTACGCTTCACTTAAGCAGTGTTACCACGAAGTAGATGAAGTCGAACATTTATTTGAAAGCAATAACATCCCCTACCTCAGCACAACCGACGCTTCTGTAGAAGAAATCTGCACCCGCATAATCGCAGCGGCAAAGTTACAGCGTCGTTTCAATTAA
- a CDS encoding Predicted double-glycine peptidase: MLIILLGSIIAFSIINELAIVPDRQEGDIVYRVANTEPAQQDVFINVEPLATQRFNNVVRQAFDYSCGSAALTTVLDFYLGRNFQERQVMEGLLRFGETERIVERRGFSLLDMKRLVTALGHPSGGFKAEASDLEELDHPAIAPIEYAGFKHFVVVRAVYDGRVFVADPALGNISFTMHRFLEIWDNNVLFIVFPNGHKPTNGLELQEQDLRYVSDYIIAENTFKEFPHFAMPVDGNFYNKIASLNNNAYFKFDIARNDTSAPVTEFGQVIQPGEPMLNADGNQYYPSDNSKFYDQSGDNEFNSIYWSGTDDLYDNGVRSIEKNIRYKRN, from the coding sequence GTGCTAATCATTTTATTAGGTTCTATCATCGCATTCTCTATTATTAACGAGCTGGCTATTGTGCCTGATCGTCAAGAGGGTGATATCGTTTACCGTGTTGCGAATACTGAACCTGCTCAGCAGGATGTATTCATCAATGTGGAGCCTCTGGCGACTCAGCGTTTTAATAACGTAGTGCGTCAAGCCTTCGATTATAGCTGCGGTTCTGCAGCACTCACTACCGTGCTCGATTTCTATCTAGGTCGTAACTTCCAAGAGCGTCAAGTAATGGAAGGACTGCTGCGTTTTGGTGAAACCGAGCGTATTGTTGAGCGTCGTGGTTTTTCCTTACTAGACATGAAGCGCCTTGTAACCGCACTGGGTCATCCATCGGGTGGTTTTAAAGCGGAGGCGTCTGATTTAGAAGAGCTCGATCACCCCGCAATCGCACCGATTGAATACGCAGGTTTTAAACACTTTGTTGTGGTACGCGCTGTGTATGATGGGCGTGTTTTTGTGGCTGACCCAGCATTGGGTAATATCAGTTTTACCATGCATCGCTTTTTAGAAATTTGGGATAACAACGTATTGTTTATTGTCTTCCCGAATGGGCACAAACCTACGAATGGTTTGGAACTGCAAGAACAAGATTTACGTTATGTTTCCGACTATATTATTGCGGAAAATACGTTCAAAGAATTTCCTCATTTTGCAATGCCTGTTGATGGTAATTTTTATAACAAAATTGCATCATTAAATAACAACGCGTATTTCAAATTTGATATTGCTAGAAATGATACTTCTGCACCTGTTACAGAGTTTGGTCAAGTAATTCAGCCCGGGGAGCCGATGTTGAATGCAGATGGTAATCAATACTACCCATCCGATAACAGCAAGTTTTACGACCAAAGTGGCGATAATGAATTCAACTCCATCTATTGGAGTGGCACTGACGATTTGTATGATAACGGTGTTCGTAGTATTGAAAAAAATATACGTTATAAGCGTAACTAA
- the ppsA gene encoding Phosphoenolpyruvate synthase, whose protein sequence is MVKCRLHDYISKQLIYVSIYPRRRALTQNTLWFDQVSINDVDKVGGKNASLGEMISNLSALQVSVPNGFATTAEAYVKFLSYQGLAEKIDQRLSGLDVEDVNALSAAGSDIRQWILAAPFPEDLKADVAAFFKELQQGNEQLAVAVRSSATAEDLPDASFAGQQETHLNIVGIDAVFDAMKDVFASLFNDRAIAYRDHNGFDHKKVALSAGIQRMVRSEDASSGVMFTMDTESGFEDVVFITSSYGLGETIVQGAVNPDEFYVHKETLAQGRPAILRRNLGAKALKMVYGEEAVAGKSVVTKRVDRELRRLFSINDAEVTELAKQAMIIEKHYKRPMDIEWAKDADDGKIYIVQARPETVKSRANKNVMERYLLKETGNVLVEGRSVGHRIGKGCVRVVKSIDDMDQVQPGDILVADMTDPDWEPVMKRSAAIVTNRGGRTCHAAIIARELGIPAIVGCEDATRVLKDGQEVTVSCAEGDTGFVYEGGLSFDIKTNSVESMPDLPFNVMMNVGNPDRAFDFQSLPNAGVGLARLEFIINRMIGVHPKALLILIRCQRK, encoded by the coding sequence GTGGTAAAATGTAGATTGCACGATTATATTAGTAAACAGCTAATATATGTCAGTATTTATCCGAGGAGAAGAGCTTTGACGCAGAATACGCTTTGGTTTGATCAAGTTTCGATCAACGATGTAGATAAAGTCGGAGGAAAGAACGCATCTCTTGGCGAGATGATTAGTAATTTGTCTGCTTTGCAGGTATCGGTGCCGAATGGCTTTGCAACGACAGCAGAGGCGTACGTTAAATTTTTATCCTATCAAGGTTTGGCTGAGAAAATTGATCAGCGCCTATCTGGACTCGATGTTGAAGATGTTAATGCTTTATCAGCAGCAGGCAGTGACATACGCCAGTGGATTTTGGCCGCGCCTTTTCCAGAAGATTTAAAAGCAGATGTGGCAGCATTTTTTAAAGAGCTTCAGCAGGGGAATGAACAGCTTGCTGTGGCAGTGCGTTCATCTGCAACCGCTGAAGATTTACCCGATGCCTCTTTTGCTGGTCAGCAAGAAACGCATTTGAATATTGTGGGCATCGATGCCGTTTTTGATGCTATGAAAGATGTTTTTGCATCATTATTCAACGATCGTGCAATTGCTTATCGTGACCACAATGGCTTTGATCACAAAAAAGTAGCGCTATCGGCGGGTATTCAGCGCATGGTTCGTAGTGAAGATGCTTCCTCAGGCGTTATGTTCACTATGGATACTGAGTCGGGATTTGAAGATGTTGTTTTTATTACCTCTTCTTACGGCTTAGGCGAGACGATTGTACAAGGGGCTGTAAACCCTGATGAGTTTTACGTTCATAAAGAAACCTTAGCTCAAGGTCGTCCGGCCATTTTACGTAGAAATCTTGGAGCAAAAGCTTTGAAGATGGTATACGGAGAAGAAGCGGTTGCGGGCAAGTCTGTTGTCACTAAACGAGTTGACCGTGAGTTGCGTCGATTATTTTCGATCAACGATGCAGAAGTCACTGAGCTGGCTAAGCAGGCGATGATTATTGAAAAACATTATAAGCGTCCAATGGACATCGAATGGGCTAAAGATGCTGACGATGGAAAAATATACATCGTTCAGGCGCGTCCAGAAACAGTAAAAAGTCGTGCTAACAAAAATGTAATGGAGCGCTACCTGTTAAAAGAAACAGGAAACGTCTTGGTTGAAGGTCGCAGTGTTGGTCATCGTATTGGCAAAGGCTGTGTGCGCGTTGTAAAAAGCATCGATGATATGGATCAGGTTCAGCCAGGAGATATTCTGGTTGCGGATATGACGGACCCAGATTGGGAGCCCGTGATGAAACGTTCTGCGGCGATTGTCACCAATCGTGGTGGTCGTACTTGTCATGCGGCTATCATTGCACGTGAATTAGGTATTCCTGCAATTGTTGGTTGCGAAGATGCAACTCGAGTATTAAAAGACGGTCAGGAAGTGACTGTATCGTGTGCTGAAGGGGATACGGGTTTTGTCTATGAGGGTGGGCTGTCGTTTGATATTAAAACGAACAGTGTCGAATCGATGCCAGACTTACCCTTCAATGTCATGATGAATGTGGGAAATCCCGATCGTGCGTTTGACTTTCAGTCTTTGCCAAATGCCGGTGTTGGCCTCGCGCGCTTAGAGTTTATTATTAATCGCATGATTGGTGTTCACCCTAAGGCACTGTTAATTTTGATACGCTGCCAGAGGAAGTGA
- a CDS encoding Long-chain fatty acid transport protein, with protein sequence MNIAMFKRLAVLTLGLAASSTQAQLATNLFIDTKAMSMGNAVTADPVGIMSIHFNPAGLTKLDGRQIQFSLQNIYLKAEYDFQVPDHYDGSGQLLDINDDPVAGQSGEATAAAYIPGFGIMPMDILPILQLPSAGMSIKPEGSRFTFANAVYAPMAAGFAKSDDDPGRYQAKKVAMQRFSYLTPSFGYQVNDEFAVGASFLFSHHALALEQDLRAPSILIAVADQLQDAFGCFNDDGTQTGNDPLVPLIALCGGKIGPYEDVGTLKVDTQESLSPSFNIGFLWEPKEWFAWGATYQSGATAHLKGTYELEYTDDFAGFFRKLQSTIFGAIGGAIFQLPSGVKKESGLVTTEQVFPQRFQTGIKLKFFEDFQFNVDLGWTDFDKWDYLELQFDRPVSFLSSAKILAPGLVTDTTLKQPLGFKSVWSPAFGFAYDMNSRVQLRAGYEPRATSIPDDAMSIQAPLGFAELYSLGMGYIWDKDSVVDFSIAFMQSKETIYADPQEENDVGPYSNSSNSLNRNCLTCTVTNPYPSLDVRTKLTIGAVGITYRTKF encoded by the coding sequence ATGAATATTGCGATGTTTAAACGACTAGCGGTGTTGACCTTAGGGTTGGCAGCGAGTAGTACTCAAGCGCAGTTAGCGACAAATTTATTTATTGATACCAAGGCTATGTCTATGGGTAATGCTGTAACGGCAGACCCAGTTGGTATTATGAGTATTCACTTTAACCCTGCGGGCTTAACCAAGCTGGATGGGCGACAAATTCAATTCTCGCTGCAGAATATTTATCTGAAAGCAGAATATGATTTCCAAGTGCCTGATCACTATGATGGTTCAGGACAGCTATTAGATATTAATGATGATCCAGTAGCAGGGCAAAGCGGCGAAGCCACTGCAGCGGCTTATATTCCAGGTTTTGGTATTATGCCAATGGATATCTTGCCTATTTTGCAATTGCCATCCGCCGGTATGTCAATTAAGCCTGAAGGTTCTCGCTTCACTTTTGCCAATGCGGTTTATGCACCAATGGCAGCAGGTTTTGCGAAGTCAGATGATGACCCAGGTCGTTATCAAGCGAAGAAAGTTGCGATGCAGCGTTTCTCGTACCTGACGCCTTCTTTTGGTTATCAGGTTAATGATGAATTTGCCGTCGGTGCAAGTTTCTTATTCAGTCATCATGCTTTGGCACTAGAACAAGACTTACGTGCTCCGAGTATTTTAATCGCGGTCGCTGATCAATTACAGGATGCTTTTGGTTGTTTTAACGATGATGGCACCCAGACGGGTAATGATCCTTTGGTACCACTAATCGCCTTGTGTGGTGGTAAAATCGGACCTTATGAAGATGTGGGTACGCTTAAAGTTGATACGCAGGAAAGCTTATCTCCGTCGTTTAATATTGGCTTTTTATGGGAACCTAAAGAGTGGTTTGCTTGGGGTGCTACCTACCAAAGTGGTGCAACTGCACACTTGAAAGGAACATATGAGCTAGAATATACCGATGATTTTGCGGGATTCTTCAGAAAACTTCAGTCAACAATCTTTGGGGCTATTGGTGGTGCAATTTTCCAATTGCCATCTGGGGTTAAGAAGGAGTCGGGCTTAGTTACGACTGAGCAGGTATTCCCTCAGCGCTTTCAAACCGGTATTAAGTTAAAGTTTTTTGAAGACTTTCAATTTAACGTTGACCTAGGCTGGACTGATTTTGATAAATGGGATTATTTAGAGCTTCAATTTGATCGTCCTGTGAGCTTTTTAAGTTCAGCAAAAATTTTAGCGCCAGGCTTAGTGACGGATACTACGTTAAAGCAACCGCTTGGTTTTAAGAGTGTCTGGAGCCCAGCGTTCGGTTTTGCGTATGATATGAATTCACGAGTACAGTTACGTGCGGGTTATGAACCTCGTGCAACGTCGATTCCAGATGATGCTATGAGTATTCAGGCGCCGCTAGGTTTTGCTGAGCTGTATTCTTTAGGTATGGGGTATATTTGGGATAAAGACAGTGTGGTCGATTTCTCAATTGCCTTTATGCAGTCAAAAGAGACAATTTATGCTGATCCGCAAGAAGAAAATGATGTTGGACCTTATTCCAATTCAAGTAATTCGCTTAACAGGAACTGTTTGACATGTACGGTAACCAACCCTTATCCAAGTTTGGATGTCAGAACCAAGTTAACGATTGGGGCTGTGGGTATAACCTATCGAACCAAGTTCTAA